The sequence AGACCACGGCGGCCGGCGCCGCCGGGCTGGCGTCCTTCAGGAACGCCCTCCCGCCGTCCGGGGCGGTCCCGTCAGTGGCGCCTGAGCCGGCGGATGCGGGGCCGGTGATGTCGTTGCCGTTCACAGGCTTGGAGCCACCTCCTCACGAAAGATCCGGCTTCGGGTCTCCGGCTCCAGGTGGCAGGCGACCCGGTGGCCGGGCGTGACCGCCTCGAGCGGCGGTCGGATGGTCTGGGAGGCGCCGTTGGTCAGCGCGGCGTACTGGCAGCGCGGGTGGAACGGGCAGCCCGACGGAACGGAGATCAGGCTGGGCGGGTTGCCGCCGATCGTGCGCAACCGGTCGGACCTTGTCCGGTCCAACCGGGTGATCGAGGACAGCAGCCCCCAGGTGTAAGGGTGCTGCGGATCGCTGAAGATCGTCTGAACGGGGCCGTGCTCGATGGCGCTGCCCGCGTACATCACCAGCACGTCGTCACTGATCTCGGCGACCACGCCGAGGTCGTGGGTGATGATGACGATGGCCGATCCGAACTCCTTCTGCAGGTCGCGCAGCAGGTCGAGGATCTGCGCCTGCACCGTCACGTCGAGCGCGGTGGTCGGCTCGTCCGCGATCAGCAGCGACGGGTCGCAGGACAGCGCCATCGCGATCATCGCCCGCTGCCGCATGCCGCCGGAGAACTCGTGCGGGTAGTTGTCGACCCGCCGTTTCGGGTCAGGGATGCCGACCCGGTCGAGCATCTCGATCGCGCGGGTCCTGGCCGCCTTGCGGGACACGTCGTGGTGCACCTGGTACGCCTCGGCGATCTGGTCACCGATCGAGAAGTACGGGTGCATCGCCGAGAGCGGGTCCTGGAAGATCATCGCCATGTCCCGGCCCCGCATCCGGCGGACGCGCTCGGCACTCGCGGTGACCAGGTTCTCGCCGGCGAGAATGATCTCACCGGAGACCGTCGTGCG is a genomic window of Pseudofrankia inefficax containing:
- a CDS encoding ABC transporter ATP-binding protein, translating into MTTQPDGDAGAATAVAEPPHLQVRDLRVSFRTDDGEVRAVAGLTFDLRRGRTLGIVGESGSGKSAASLAIMGLQRGKRTTVSGEIILAGENLVTASAERVRRMRGRDMAMIFQDPLSAMHPYFSIGDQIAEAYQVHHDVSRKAARTRAIEMLDRVGIPDPKRRVDNYPHEFSGGMRQRAMIAMALSCDPSLLIADEPTTALDVTVQAQILDLLRDLQKEFGSAIVIITHDLGVVAEISDDVLVMYAGSAIEHGPVQTIFSDPQHPYTWGLLSSITRLDRTRSDRLRTIGGNPPSLISVPSGCPFHPRCQYAALTNGASQTIRPPLEAVTPGHRVACHLEPETRSRIFREEVAPSL